From one Streptococcus pneumoniae genomic stretch:
- a CDS encoding solute carrier family 23 protein has product MNQEMKYDVQDMPKPGLLLGLSFQHLFAMFGATVLVPILVGIDPAVALLSSGLGTLAHLSVTKFKVPAYMGSSFAYIAAMQLLMKTDGIAAVAQGAITGGLVYFIVAMIVRVAGNGWIDKILPPVVVGPIIMVIGLSLAGTAVNDVMMKNGEYSLTNFAIGMVTLFAVILLNIYGKKIIGVIPILLGLIIGYVFALLLGAVTGQEIISFAGVAKASWISFPPMNLPFLDYGIKLYPSAILTMAPIAFVTMTEHFGHVMVLNSLTGKDFFKEPGLDKTLLGDGLAQVIAGFVGAPPVTSYGENIGVMALNKIYSVYVIAGAAVLAIVMSFVGKVSALLQSIPSPVLGGISIALFGVIASSGLKILIEKQTDMDNKKNLLIASVILVSGIGGLTLQLSGLQISGVALSTILGIVLYLILPEPKK; this is encoded by the coding sequence ATGAATCAAGAAATGAAATATGATGTGCAGGATATGCCAAAACCAGGACTACTCTTAGGATTGTCCTTCCAACATTTGTTTGCCATGTTTGGGGCGACTGTGTTAGTACCGATTCTAGTAGGGATTGACCCTGCGGTGGCTCTCTTATCGAGTGGTCTTGGAACGCTCGCTCACTTGTCTGTGACCAAATTTAAAGTGCCAGCTTACATGGGGTCAAGCTTTGCCTACATTGCTGCTATGCAACTCTTGATGAAAACCGATGGGATTGCTGCGGTAGCCCAAGGTGCCATTACAGGTGGTTTGGTGTATTTCATCGTAGCCATGATTGTACGAGTGGCTGGTAATGGTTGGATTGATAAGATCTTGCCTCCTGTGGTTGTAGGTCCTATCATCATGGTCATTGGTCTTAGTCTTGCAGGAACAGCGGTCAATGATGTAATGATGAAAAATGGGGAATACAGCTTGACCAATTTTGCGATTGGGATGGTGACCTTGTTTGCGGTTATCCTCCTCAATATCTACGGTAAGAAAATCATCGGTGTGATTCCAATCTTGCTGGGTCTCATCATTGGTTATGTCTTTGCCCTTCTTTTAGGAGCAGTGACAGGTCAGGAAATTATCTCCTTTGCAGGTGTGGCAAAAGCATCATGGATTAGCTTTCCGCCAATGAATCTTCCTTTCCTTGATTATGGTATTAAATTGTATCCAAGTGCGATTTTGACCATGGCACCAATTGCCTTTGTGACGATGACGGAGCACTTTGGTCATGTGATGGTCTTAAATAGCTTGACAGGAAAAGACTTCTTTAAAGAACCAGGACTTGATAAGACGCTTCTTGGAGACGGGCTTGCGCAAGTGATTGCTGGTTTTGTCGGAGCTCCGCCGGTGACTAGTTACGGTGAAAACATCGGAGTAATGGCTCTTAATAAAATTTACAGTGTGTATGTGATTGCAGGAGCTGCAGTTCTTGCGATTGTGATGAGTTTTGTTGGAAAAGTATCTGCCCTTCTTCAGTCAATCCCAAGTCCAGTACTCGGTGGTATTTCAATCGCTCTCTTTGGAGTTATCGCATCGAGTGGGTTGAAGATTTTGATTGAAAAGCAAACAGATATGGACAATAAGAAGAATCTTTTGATTGCCAGTGTCATCTTGGTATCTGGTATCGGAGGATTGACCCTTCAATTATCAGGACTACAAATCTCAGGAGTGGCATTATCAACCATCCTAGGAATTGTCCTCTACCTCATCTTGCCAGAACCAAAGAAATAA
- the pyrR gene encoding bifunctional pyr operon transcriptional regulator/uracil phosphoribosyltransferase PyrR, whose product MKTKEVVDDLTMKRAITRMTYEIIERNKDLDKIVLAGIKTRGVYIARRIKERLEQLENIEVPMGELDTKPFRDDKKVEEDTTCMPVDITDKEVILVDDVLYTGRTIRAAIDNLVSLGRPARVSLAVLVDRGHRELPIRPDYVGKNIPTSQREEIIVEMQEEDGQDRVLITEEK is encoded by the coding sequence ATGAAAACAAAAGAAGTTGTTGATGATTTGACCATGAAGCGTGCCATTACCCGCATGACCTATGAAATCATCGAGCGCAACAAGGATTTGGACAAGATTGTCCTAGCGGGGATTAAGACAAGAGGTGTCTATATTGCGAGACGCATAAAAGAGCGCCTAGAGCAGCTGGAGAACATAGAGGTTCCAATGGGAGAGTTAGATACAAAGCCTTTCCGTGATGATAAGAAGGTAGAGGAAGATACGACTTGCATGCCCGTTGATATTACGGATAAAGAAGTAATTTTGGTGGATGATGTCCTCTATACTGGGCGGACCATTCGTGCAGCCATTGACAATCTTGTCAGCTTAGGACGCCCTGCGCGTGTGAGCTTAGCTGTTTTAGTCGATCGTGGGCATCGGGAGTTACCGATTCGTCCAGACTATGTCGGGAAAAATATCCCAACTAGCCAAAGAGAAGAGATTATTGTGGAAATGCAAGAGGAAGACGGACAAGATCGCGTCTTGATTACGGAGGAAAAATAA
- a CDS encoding Pr6Pr family membrane protein produces MKRNLIFYSRIILFILGFTGVYLEITRHGGLGMLMYYTVLSNIIVTAFTAYLLYLMPRSNTAWKTDKVLRIKGGVTMCIMITCVIYHFMLAPLATDFYRLENFLCHYIVPLCFFADTLVFDKGRVYRWFDPLLWTSIPLLYMVFALLNGLVLKLPIPGAVDSPFAYFFLNIPKYGSLYVFRWIVTIFLAYLAAGFVLVGIKSFSSFVKK; encoded by the coding sequence ATGAAACGAAATCTCATTTTTTATAGCCGAATTATCCTCTTCATTCTAGGATTTACAGGTGTTTATCTGGAAATTACGCGTCACGGTGGATTGGGTATGCTCATGTACTATACGGTCTTATCAAACATCATTGTAACAGCATTTACCGCTTATCTACTCTATTTAATGCCGCGTTCAAATACGGCTTGGAAGACGGACAAGGTCTTGAGAATCAAGGGTGGCGTGACCATGTGTATCATGATTACCTGTGTTATTTACCATTTTATGTTGGCGCCTTTAGCGACTGATTTTTACCGTTTGGAGAATTTCCTCTGTCACTATATTGTGCCATTATGTTTTTTTGCGGATACTCTTGTCTTTGACAAAGGACGAGTCTATCGGTGGTTTGATCCCTTGCTTTGGACAAGTATCCCCCTTCTTTATATGGTCTTTGCACTTCTCAATGGCTTGGTCTTGAAACTCCCAATCCCAGGTGCAGTGGATAGCCCCTTTGCTTATTTCTTTTTGAATATTCCCAAATACGGAAGCCTCTATGTCTTTCGTTGGATTGTGACCATCTTTCTTGCCTATTTAGCTGCAGGATTTGTTTTAGTTGGTATCAAATCTTTCTCATCTTTTGTGAAAAAATGA
- a CDS encoding zinc ribbon domain-containing protein YjdM codes for MNTLPNCPKCNSEYVYEDGTLLVCPECAYEWNPEEVVEEGLVVLDSNGNRLADGDTVTVIKDLKVKGAPKDIKQGTRVKNIRLVEGDHNIDCKIDGFGAMKLKSEFVKKI; via the coding sequence ATGAATACTTTACCAAATTGCCCAAAATGTAACTCAGAATACGTCTATGAAGATGGAACGCTCTTGGTCTGTCCAGAATGTGCCTATGAATGGAACCCAGAAGAAGTCGTAGAAGAAGGACTTGTTGTACTAGACTCAAATGGCAATCGCTTGGCAGATGGTGACACGGTAACCGTGATTAAAGACTTGAAAGTCAAGGGAGCACCAAAAGACATCAAGCAAGGAACGCGCGTGAAAAATATCCGTCTTGTCGAGGGAGACCACAATATCGACTGTAAAATTGACGGTTTTGGTGCCATGAAACTCAAATCAGAATTTGTCAAGAAAATCTAA
- the proC gene encoding pyrroline-5-carboxylate reductase, translating to MTRIGCIGLGNMGGLLARLIAKSHGENLLLANRSPEKAIAISQEIGGQIATNEEVFAQAEVIFLGVKPAQFEALLTQHRAILEKRSSVLFISMAAGLSLAQLEKMVPSQHRFIRMMPNTPVAVGAGVISYALGLGVSESDQQLFSELLTGSAEFILLDEKQLDAATALAGCGPAFVYPFIEALSDAGVEQGLLRDVALKMAAQTVLGAGKMVLETKEHPAVLKDQVCSPGGSTIAGVASLEKTGFRGSVIEAVSKAYARTQELGKK from the coding sequence ATGACAAGAATTGGATGTATTGGATTGGGAAATATGGGAGGACTCTTAGCCCGCTTGATTGCAAAAAGTCATGGGGAAAATCTTTTATTAGCCAATCGGAGTCCTGAAAAAGCAATCGCTATCTCCCAAGAAATTGGTGGGCAGATTGCCACAAATGAAGAGGTGTTTGCGCAGGCAGAGGTAATTTTTCTAGGCGTTAAACCTGCTCAGTTTGAGGCATTATTGACACAGCATAGAGCTATTTTAGAGAAGCGCTCATCTGTCCTTTTCATCAGTATGGCAGCAGGACTCTCCCTTGCTCAGTTGGAGAAGATGGTTCCGAGTCAGCACCGCTTTATTCGTATGATGCCGAATACCCCAGTGGCGGTAGGTGCAGGAGTTATTAGCTATGCACTTGGATTAGGAGTATCAGAAAGTGATCAGCAACTCTTTAGCGAGCTATTAACAGGTAGCGCTGAGTTCATCTTGCTTGATGAAAAGCAATTAGATGCAGCGACGGCGCTTGCAGGTTGCGGTCCTGCCTTTGTCTATCCTTTTATTGAAGCCTTGAGTGATGCTGGAGTAGAGCAAGGCTTGCTTCGAGATGTGGCGCTTAAAATGGCAGCACAGACAGTGCTTGGTGCAGGTAAAATGGTTCTTGAAACCAAAGAACACCCCGCTGTCTTAAAAGATCAAGTGTGTAGCCCAGGTGGATCAACCATCGCAGGTGTTGCTAGTCTTGAAAAGACAGGATTTAGAGGCTCTGTTATTGAAGCTGTAAGTAAGGCATACGCGCGCACTCAAGAACTCGGCAAAAAATAG
- a CDS encoding glutamate-5-semialdehyde dehydrogenase has product MTSTQELLETVNRVKKSINTATTTEKNAALEAMATQLVAHTKAILHANQMDMEAAKGKISDVMLDRLFLDEERILAMAKGIRDVAVLPDPIGEVMEETTLPNGLQVVKKRVALGVVGIIYESRPNVTSDAAALALKSGNAVVLRSGKEAYQTAAAIVAALKEGIAQTSISPDCLQLISDTSRTSSYEMMKAKGYLDLLIPRGGAGLIQAVVENAIVPVIETGTGIVHVYVDQAANQDMALSIIKNAKTSRPSVCNAMEVCLVHEAIAAEFLPRLEEVLVREREQLGLTTVAFRLDEKASHLMVGQLAGDADFDTEFSDYVLAVKVVSSLEEAVDHIEAHSTHHSDAIITDDEKAAAYFTEQVDSAAVYVNASTRFTDGGEFGLGCEMGISTQKLHARGPMGLKEMTTYKYIVAGNGQVRV; this is encoded by the coding sequence ATGACAAGTACACAAGAATTATTAGAGACTGTTAATCGTGTGAAAAAATCGATCAATACTGCAACAACGACTGAGAAAAATGCAGCGCTTGAAGCCATGGCGACTCAATTAGTGGCGCATACAAAAGCTATCTTACATGCCAATCAAATGGATATGGAAGCAGCAAAGGGTAAGATTTCAGATGTGATGCTGGATCGCTTGTTCCTAGATGAAGAGAGGATTCTTGCTATGGCAAAAGGAATCCGTGATGTGGCTGTGTTGCCAGACCCGATTGGAGAAGTCATGGAAGAGACTACTTTACCCAATGGACTTCAAGTGGTCAAAAAACGTGTGGCTTTAGGGGTTGTAGGGATTATCTACGAAAGTCGTCCAAATGTGACCTCTGATGCGGCAGCGCTTGCCTTAAAGAGTGGAAATGCGGTGGTTTTACGCAGTGGAAAAGAAGCCTATCAGACAGCAGCAGCGATTGTGGCTGCTCTAAAAGAGGGAATTGCTCAGACAAGTATTTCTCCTGACTGCTTGCAGTTGATTAGTGATACGAGCCGTACGAGTAGCTATGAGATGATGAAGGCAAAAGGCTATTTGGATCTCTTGATTCCACGGGGCGGAGCTGGTTTGATTCAGGCTGTGGTTGAAAATGCCATTGTACCTGTGATTGAGACAGGAACAGGGATTGTCCATGTCTATGTTGACCAAGCGGCAAATCAAGATATGGCACTTTCGATTATTAAAAATGCTAAAACTAGCCGACCATCAGTCTGCAACGCTATGGAAGTGTGCTTGGTTCATGAGGCCATTGCAGCAGAATTCCTTCCTCGCTTGGAAGAAGTTTTGGTCAGAGAACGTGAGCAGCTAGGTCTTACAACGGTGGCATTTCGTCTCGATGAAAAAGCCAGTCATTTGATGGTAGGACAATTAGCAGGGGATGCAGATTTTGACACAGAATTTTCGGATTATGTCCTTGCTGTTAAGGTGGTGTCATCTTTAGAAGAGGCTGTTGATCATATTGAGGCACACAGTACCCATCATTCAGATGCAATCATCACAGATGATGAAAAAGCTGCAGCTTATTTCACGGAGCAGGTAGATAGTGCAGCCGTGTATGTCAATGCTTCGACTCGTTTTACAGACGGTGGGGAGTTTGGTCTGGGATGTGAGATGGGGATTTCCACTCAAAAATTGCATGCTAGAGGTCCGATGGGCTTAAAAGAAATGACGACTTACAAATACATCGTAGCAGGAAACGGACAAGTGAGGGTGTAA
- the proB gene encoding glutamate 5-kinase — translation MKYKRIVFKVGTSSLTESDGSLSRAKVKKITQQLAMLHEAGHELILVSSGAIAAGFSSLGFKKRPTKVADKQASAAVGQGLLLEEYTANLLLKQIVSAQILLTQDDFADKRRYQNAHQAMSVLLNRGAIPIINENDTVSIAELKVGDNDTLSAQVAAMVQADLLVLLTDVDGLYTDNPTKNPAAKRLDQIETISTDLIEMAGGAGSSNGTGGMLTKIKAATIATMAGVPVYICSSLKEEPLLEAAERQADGTFFAAQDRNMRTQKQWLAFYASSKGSIWVDKGASKALSQDGRSLLISGITRMEGAFSYHDIVSVYDEETEQALGKGRVLFGHSALKDLLKASKPKGVVIHRDDWISLTPELELLFSEF, via the coding sequence ATGAAGTACAAACGGATTGTTTTTAAGGTTGGGACGAGTTCTTTGACGGAGTCTGATGGGAGTCTGTCACGAGCTAAGGTCAAAAAAATCACGCAACAACTAGCTATGCTCCATGAAGCAGGGCATGAGTTGATTTTGGTGTCCTCTGGAGCGATTGCAGCTGGTTTTTCTTCTTTAGGCTTTAAAAAACGCCCGACCAAGGTAGCAGACAAGCAGGCTTCTGCAGCTGTTGGACAGGGATTATTGCTAGAGGAATATACGGCGAATCTTCTCCTGAAACAGATTGTTTCAGCGCAGATTCTCTTGACACAGGATGATTTTGCGGATAAACGACGCTATCAAAATGCCCACCAAGCCATGTCTGTTTTACTGAATCGTGGTGCCATTCCTATTATCAATGAAAATGATACGGTTTCGATTGCTGAGTTAAAGGTAGGAGATAACGATACCCTAAGCGCTCAAGTGGCAGCCATGGTGCAGGCAGATTTGCTGGTGCTTTTGACAGATGTTGATGGTCTTTATACGGACAATCCTACCAAAAATCCAGCTGCCAAACGGTTGGATCAGATTGAGACTATTTCGACGGATTTGATCGAGATGGCTGGTGGTGCAGGCTCAAGCAATGGCACAGGTGGTATGCTGACCAAAATCAAGGCAGCAACTATTGCAACCATGGCAGGTGTGCCTGTTTATATTTGCTCTTCCTTAAAAGAAGAGCCCTTACTTGAAGCAGCAGAAAGACAAGCTGACGGCACCTTCTTTGCTGCTCAGGATAGGAATATGCGGACGCAAAAGCAATGGTTGGCTTTTTATGCTAGCAGTAAAGGCAGTATCTGGGTCGATAAAGGAGCGAGCAAGGCCTTAAGTCAAGATGGCAGAAGTCTCTTAATTTCAGGGATTACGAGAATGGAGGGAGCCTTTTCCTATCATGATATTGTCAGTGTTTACGATGAGGAGACAGAGCAAGCACTAGGTAAGGGACGAGTCTTGTTTGGGCATTCGGCTTTGAAAGATTTGCTAAAAGCGAGCAAACCCAAAGGAGTGGTCATCCATCGTGATGATTGGATTTCTTTGACACCAGAGCTAGAGCTCTTATTTTCAGAATTTTAG
- a CDS encoding alanine/glycine:cation symporter family protein translates to MSVITSLTDFIWSPLLLGVLIAAGTYFTFRTRFVQVRMMKEMIRCMFEKSEDDGEEGISSFQALTVALSGRVGTGNITGVATAIALGGPGSIFWMWLIAFIGSGSAFVETTLGQLFKQKEEGHFIGGPAYYIEKGLKNKTFATIMAFIMMFSFAFLMSGVQTNGISSAMKNALDIPPLWTSIVVSLALFVIIIGGISRIAKIAEYVVPFMAGAYILMALIVIVLDFDRVLPTFQLIFASAFGWEPLFAGITGSAIMYGVRRGVYSNEAGQGSQVAAAASAQVSHPVKQGLVQAFSVYIDTWFVCTATALMILLTGSYNVYDAAKQPIVENLLNITAESAGALYTQTALTSLMGRFGSIFVAIALVFFAFTTLMSYYYIAHTNLVYLLKEKTKPIHILVLQVLMITGLFYSGIASSEFVWALGDLAIGFTVWGNILAILLLSPLVFTLLKDYETQLKAGKDPVFNPREVEIEASEYWYER, encoded by the coding sequence GTGTCAGTAATTACGAGTTTGACAGACTTTATTTGGAGTCCTCTGCTATTAGGGGTATTGATTGCAGCGGGAACTTATTTTACTTTTCGGACGAGATTTGTCCAAGTGCGGATGATGAAAGAAATGATTCGCTGTATGTTTGAAAAATCAGAAGATGATGGAGAAGAAGGGATTTCCTCCTTTCAAGCTTTAACAGTGGCTTTATCAGGTCGTGTAGGGACAGGAAATATCACAGGTGTAGCAACTGCTATTGCCTTGGGCGGTCCAGGAAGTATTTTTTGGATGTGGTTGATTGCCTTTATTGGCTCAGGCTCTGCTTTTGTTGAGACTACTTTGGGGCAGCTCTTTAAGCAAAAAGAGGAAGGGCATTTCATCGGTGGTCCAGCCTATTACATTGAAAAAGGTTTGAAAAACAAGACCTTTGCGACCATTATGGCTTTTATTATGATGTTCTCCTTTGCCTTTTTGATGTCAGGAGTTCAGACCAATGGAATTAGTTCGGCGATGAAAAATGCCTTGGATATTCCACCTCTTTGGACCAGTATTGTAGTCAGTCTTGCTCTATTTGTCATTATCATTGGAGGGATTTCACGGATTGCAAAGATTGCTGAGTATGTAGTACCTTTTATGGCAGGTGCTTATATCTTAATGGCTCTCATTGTCATTGTCTTGGATTTTGACCGTGTATTGCCAACATTTCAGCTGATTTTTGCGAGTGCCTTTGGTTGGGAACCCTTATTTGCAGGAATTACGGGTTCTGCGATTATGTATGGTGTGAGACGAGGTGTCTACTCAAATGAAGCGGGTCAAGGTTCTCAAGTGGCTGCAGCAGCTTCTGCTCAAGTCTCTCATCCTGTCAAACAAGGATTAGTTCAAGCGTTTTCAGTCTATATTGATACCTGGTTTGTCTGTACGGCGACAGCCTTGATGATTCTCTTGACAGGTTCTTATAATGTCTATGATGCAGCAAAGCAGCCGATTGTAGAGAATCTGCTGAATATCACAGCTGAAAGTGCAGGTGCGCTCTATACACAGACAGCACTGACAAGTCTAATGGGCAGATTTGGAAGTATCTTTGTAGCTATTGCCTTGGTTTTCTTTGCCTTTACGACCTTGATGAGTTATTATTATATAGCGCATACCAATCTAGTGTATTTGCTTAAAGAGAAGACAAAGCCGATTCATATCTTGGTGTTGCAAGTGTTAATGATTACAGGGCTCTTTTACTCGGGCATTGCCTCGAGTGAATTTGTCTGGGCTTTGGGAGATTTGGCGATTGGCTTTACAGTTTGGGGAAATATCCTAGCGATTCTCCTATTGTCACCCTTGGTCTTTACCTTGTTAAAAGACTATGAAACACAGCTCAAAGCTGGAAAAGATCCTGTTTTCAATCCTCGTGAGGTAGAGATTGAGGCTTCTGAGTATTGGTATGAACGGTAA
- a CDS encoding RluA family pseudouridine synthase, with amino-acid sequence MDIKVEIGGARLDKAVADLTPLSRSLANEQIKSGQILVNGQAKKAKYAVQEGDIITYQLPEPEVVEYVAEELPLEIVYQDADVAVVNKPQGMVVHPSAGHTSGTLVNALLYHMKDLSGINGVLRPGIVHRIDKDTSGLLMIAKNDEAHLALAEELKAKKSLRKYWAIVHGNLPKDRGVIEAPIGRSDKDRKKQAVTAKGKPAVTRFQVLERFGDYSLVELQLETGRTHQIRVHMAYIGHPVAGDEVYGPRKTLKGHGQFLHARTLGFSHPKTGEALEFSAEVPTIFQETLEKLRNK; translated from the coding sequence ATGGACATTAAAGTTGAAATTGGAGGAGCTAGGCTAGATAAGGCAGTAGCAGATTTGACACCTTTATCCCGTAGTCTAGCCAATGAACAGATTAAAAGCGGTCAGATTTTGGTCAATGGTCAGGCAAAGAAGGCAAAATATGCCGTGCAAGAAGGCGATATCATTACTTATCAGTTACCTGAGCCAGAGGTGGTCGAGTATGTAGCAGAGGAGTTACCGCTTGAGATTGTTTATCAAGATGCAGATGTTGCTGTGGTCAATAAACCGCAAGGCATGGTGGTGCATCCAAGTGCCGGTCATACATCAGGAACCTTGGTTAATGCTCTCTTGTACCATATGAAGGACTTGTCAGGGATTAACGGTGTCTTGCGTCCGGGGATTGTGCATCGGATTGATAAAGACACTTCTGGACTTTTGATGATTGCAAAAAATGATGAGGCTCACCTTGCCTTGGCAGAAGAATTAAAAGCCAAAAAATCACTGCGGAAGTATTGGGCGATTGTGCATGGAAATCTTCCTAAAGATCGAGGGGTGATTGAAGCGCCGATTGGTCGTAGTGACAAGGACCGTAAAAAACAAGCCGTAACAGCTAAGGGAAAGCCCGCAGTGACACGTTTTCAGGTCTTGGAACGCTTTGGTGATTATAGCCTAGTCGAGTTGCAGCTAGAGACAGGTAGAACGCACCAAATTCGTGTGCATATGGCTTATATCGGTCATCCTGTTGCAGGAGATGAGGTCTATGGACCTCGGAAAACCTTGAAGGGGCACGGGCAATTCTTGCATGCTAGAACGCTAGGCTTTAGCCATCCTAAGACAGGAGAAGCTTTGGAATTTTCAGCAGAAGTGCCAACGATTTTCCAAGAAACCTTAGAAAAACTAAGAAATAAATAG
- the lspA gene encoding signal peptidase II, with amino-acid sequence MKRMIGVPAVILLLIGLDQWVKALVVETIPLGGVKAFLPSIMSLTYLRNTGAAFSILENQQWFFTVMTILVMSGAIWYLVKRLQDSLWLIAGLALIIAGGVGNFIDRIRQGFVVDMFQFDIVNFAIFNVADVYLTFGVLILCLVMMKEEKNGH; translated from the coding sequence ATGAAACGAATGATTGGTGTGCCAGCTGTGATTCTTCTCTTGATTGGTTTGGATCAGTGGGTGAAGGCTTTGGTTGTTGAGACCATTCCCTTAGGGGGGGTGAAAGCTTTTCTTCCCTCCATTATGAGCTTGACCTACCTGCGCAATACGGGGGCTGCTTTTTCCATTTTAGAAAATCAGCAGTGGTTCTTTACGGTGATGACCATTCTTGTCATGAGTGGAGCCATTTGGTACTTAGTAAAACGCCTGCAAGATTCTCTTTGGCTGATTGCGGGTTTAGCCTTGATTATCGCAGGAGGTGTGGGAAATTTTATCGACCGAATCCGGCAAGGATTTGTCGTGGATATGTTCCAATTTGATATTGTGAACTTTGCGATTTTCAATGTGGCAGATGTGTATCTCACCTTTGGGGTGCTTATCTTATGTTTGGTTATGATGAAGGAAGAAAAAAATGGACATTAA
- a CDS encoding LysR family transcriptional regulator has translation MNIQQLRYVVAIANSGTFREAAEKMYVSQPSLSISVRDLEQELGFQIFNRTSSGTVLTRRGMEFYEKAQELVKKFDIFQNQYVNPEDERSEFSIASQHYDFLPPLMVEFAETYPQDKNFRMFESTTVQILDEVAQGHSEIGIIYLDNQNRKGIMQKIDKLGLEVMELLPFQTHIYLRENHPLTQKEELVMEDLIGLPTVRFTQEKDEYLYYSENLVDTSDSSLMFNVTDRATLNGILERTDAYATGSGFLDSDSVNGITVIPVKDALDNHLVYVKREGMELSPVGKAFVAVMERYFEKRGKA, from the coding sequence ATGAATATTCAACAATTACGCTATGTTGTGGCGATTGCAAATAGCGGAACTTTTCGTGAGGCGGCTGAGAAGATGTATGTGAGTCAGCCAAGTTTGTCCATTTCGGTGCGTGATTTGGAACAGGAGCTGGGGTTTCAGATTTTTAATCGGACGAGTAGTGGGACTGTTTTGACTCGACGCGGGATGGAATTTTACGAAAAAGCGCAGGAGTTGGTCAAAAAATTTGATATTTTCCAAAATCAATATGTCAATCCCGAAGACGAACGCTCGGAGTTTTCAATTGCCAGTCAGCACTACGACTTTCTCCCCCCTTTGATGGTTGAGTTTGCTGAAACTTATCCTCAGGATAAGAACTTTCGGATGTTTGAATCTACCACAGTTCAGATTTTAGATGAGGTGGCGCAAGGTCACAGTGAGATTGGGATTATTTATCTCGATAATCAAAATCGCAAAGGCATTATGCAAAAGATCGATAAGCTAGGTCTTGAGGTGATGGAATTGCTCCCTTTTCAAACCCACATCTATCTGAGGGAAAATCATCCTTTGACCCAAAAAGAAGAGCTGGTCATGGAGGATTTGATTGGTTTACCGACAGTGAGATTCACACAGGAAAAAGACGAATATCTCTATTATTCTGAGAATCTAGTTGATACGAGTGATAGTTCTCTGATGTTTAATGTGACAGACCGTGCGACCTTAAATGGGATTTTGGAGCGAACAGATGCCTATGCGACAGGGTCAGGTTTTTTAGATAGTGACAGTGTCAATGGTATTACGGTGATTCCTGTCAAGGATGCCTTGGATAACCATTTGGTCTATGTCAAGCGAGAAGGCATGGAGTTGTCTCCTGTGGGCAAGGCTTTTGTGGCAGTCATGGAGCGGTATTTTGAAAAACGAGGTAAAGCATGA
- a CDS encoding GNAT family N-acetyltransferase, whose amino-acid sequence MFIQKRTTLSNKEKAEVLDLLQACHDYDGTASIPYLANDYNVDQDMPCLLLAYEKEQLVGCLYIYADELDDVSVSLFVLPFIRKQGIARALEEELAQIVKAYHLSGISYETERMFMEKNPWLLDAFHLVEEEDSELWLRRARKPYELASRDNCEVSLADRDDIEEIAKLQTAAFENDFEYSLQYALTSFEGEGTSLYVLKKSGHVIASVTIDQTSDYNHIFGLAVAPNHQGQGFGKYLMKSAINQLLTQNERDFQIVVEKENIHAANLYRSLGFRDVTEVVYLKKG is encoded by the coding sequence ATGTTCATCCAAAAAAGAACGACATTATCAAACAAGGAAAAAGCAGAGGTTTTAGACTTGCTACAAGCCTGTCATGACTATGATGGAACAGCTAGTATTCCTTATTTGGCAAATGATTACAATGTTGATCAAGATATGCCTTGTTTATTGCTGGCTTATGAGAAAGAACAGTTAGTAGGATGTTTATATATCTATGCAGACGAGTTGGACGATGTCAGTGTGTCGCTATTTGTTTTACCATTTATTCGCAAACAAGGAATTGCTAGGGCTTTGGAGGAAGAACTTGCCCAAATTGTCAAAGCATATCATCTGTCAGGGATTTCGTATGAGACAGAGCGAATGTTTATGGAGAAAAATCCGTGGCTATTAGATGCGTTTCATCTAGTTGAAGAAGAGGATTCGGAGCTTTGGCTGAGGCGTGCGAGAAAACCTTATGAGCTAGCTAGTCGTGATAACTGTGAAGTCAGTCTAGCAGATAGAGATGATATTGAAGAAATTGCGAAACTTCAGACAGCAGCTTTTGAAAATGATTTTGAATACAGCTTGCAATATGCTCTCACTAGTTTTGAAGGAGAAGGGACTTCTCTTTATGTGTTGAAAAAATCTGGTCATGTCATTGCTTCGGTCACTATTGATCAGACGAGCGATTATAACCATATTTTTGGCTTAGCTGTTGCACCAAACCATCAAGGGCAAGGATTCGGAAAATACCTGATGAAATCTGCCATCAATCAATTATTGACTCAAAATGAAAGAGACTTTCAAATTGTCGTTGAAAAAGAAAATATCCACGCGGCTAATCTCTATCGCTCTCTCGGCTTTAGAGATGTGACAGAGGTGGTGTATTTGAAAAAGGGATAA